In Nitrospirota bacterium, one DNA window encodes the following:
- a CDS encoding Mu transposase C-terminal domain-containing protein has product MRGDLVTLQQLAGLEGVPYDTIKKAYQRQAYSLVQIDGDQPFIRIIDPAISTQAKDRYFNPTVPAEPAGTFPPETQGEVMTLPASLPSRQRKDSVVFVSDLKEWQRDCMNARIAIIRAIEGISAEQSLSVHRSISRFLELINVADQYKRLITLANHRDGKNRTISDKSIYRWFSLFKKYGILGLAPEDTEKLIVPAWADRFLSLYRLPGKPSVPQVLEMMGADAPSYGQAVRFMKKFSRIDAQRGRMTGSELRSIGSYCIRDKSNLLPLDVIVADGHSLKAKVAHPAHGKPFNPEVEGIIDVRTRVCLGWSAGLAESAQIVADALRHAVTVNERKLHGGVMAILYTDGGAGNKAKMISAEVTGILARIGTQLKIGIPGNPMGRGIIEVLQKTMWVRAARMLPTFTGANMDNLSYRKTIRLVEKDIKENRIPNQMLSWPQFLEFCQQTVDAYNNRPHSALPKITSEQGFRRHMTPLEMWGRFVGDGWQATTLNDDEIRDLFKPQITCIARNGMVRVFGNIYYNKILEHYHGDQVCVNYDIHDPKLVWVRDRQQRLICEAVFEANKRSYFPVSVIEQARERRAQGRLKRLEDKISEVQAERNGTMETEIHIPEEMVDCHSREGGNPEDTPQIFDEAWQRYEHLMQQDEMTPEEMQWLEDYKASNEYKSIYGKQENAAG; this is encoded by the coding sequence GTGAGAGGCGACCTTGTGACCTTACAGCAGCTCGCAGGGCTTGAGGGCGTGCCATACGATACTATTAAAAAGGCCTATCAGCGGCAGGCTTACAGCCTCGTACAGATTGACGGCGATCAGCCGTTTATACGGATCATTGACCCTGCGATATCAACGCAGGCAAAGGACCGTTATTTTAATCCCACAGTCCCTGCGGAACCGGCAGGGACTTTCCCCCCAGAGACGCAGGGAGAAGTGATGACCCTCCCTGCGTCTCTCCCTTCCCGGCAAAGAAAAGACAGCGTTGTCTTCGTCTCTGATCTAAAGGAGTGGCAGAGAGACTGTATGAATGCGCGTATTGCGATCATACGGGCGATAGAGGGCATCAGCGCGGAGCAGTCACTATCTGTTCACAGGTCAATATCGCGCTTTCTTGAGCTCATAAATGTGGCTGACCAATACAAGAGACTAATCACCCTCGCAAATCACCGCGACGGGAAAAACAGGACCATTAGCGATAAATCGATTTATCGCTGGTTCAGTCTGTTTAAAAAATACGGAATTCTCGGCCTCGCCCCGGAGGACACGGAAAAACTCATTGTCCCCGCGTGGGCGGACAGGTTTCTGTCGCTCTATCGTTTACCCGGTAAGCCTTCGGTCCCGCAGGTGCTTGAGATGATGGGCGCGGACGCTCCCAGCTACGGGCAGGCGGTGAGGTTTATGAAAAAATTCTCCCGCATAGACGCGCAGCGCGGGCGAATGACCGGCAGTGAATTGCGCTCCATCGGCAGTTATTGCATCCGGGATAAAAGCAATTTACTGCCTCTCGACGTTATAGTTGCAGACGGACATTCCTTAAAAGCGAAAGTCGCGCACCCGGCCCACGGTAAGCCGTTCAACCCTGAGGTTGAGGGCATTATAGACGTGCGCACGCGCGTGTGCCTCGGCTGGTCCGCAGGGCTTGCAGAGTCCGCGCAGATCGTCGCCGACGCATTACGGCACGCGGTGACGGTCAATGAGCGCAAGCTCCACGGCGGGGTCATGGCGATCCTCTACACAGACGGCGGCGCGGGGAACAAGGCAAAGATGATCTCCGCCGAGGTCACTGGCATCCTCGCGCGCATAGGCACACAGCTAAAGATCGGCATTCCCGGCAACCCGATGGGCCGGGGCATTATCGAGGTACTTCAAAAGACAATGTGGGTGCGCGCCGCCCGTATGCTGCCGACATTCACCGGCGCGAACATGGACAACCTCTCATATCGCAAAACCATCCGGCTCGTAGAGAAAGACATCAAAGAAAATCGTATCCCTAATCAAATGCTCTCATGGCCGCAATTTTTAGAGTTCTGCCAGCAGACCGTTGACGCATATAACAACCGCCCTCATTCCGCATTACCAAAAATCACGAGCGAGCAGGGCTTTCGCAGGCACATGACGCCGCTTGAGATGTGGGGCAGATTCGTTGGGGACGGCTGGCAGGCGACAACCCTGAATGATGATGAGATCAGGGACCTCTTTAAGCCGCAGATAACCTGCATCGCGCGCAATGGCATGGTCCGCGTCTTCGGCAATATCTACTACAACAAAATACTTGAGCACTATCACGGCGACCAGGTGTGTGTGAATTACGACATACACGATCCAAAACTCGTATGGGTCAGGGACCGGCAGCAGCGGCTGATCTGCGAGGCAGTTTTCGAGGCCAACAAGCGCAGCTATTTCCCCGTCTCAGTCATCGAGCAAGCCAGAGAGCGCAGGGCACAGGGCAGACTCAAGAGGCTTGAAGACAAGATCAGCGAAGTGCAGGCTGAGCGCAACGGCACAATGGAGACAGAGATCCATATCCCGGAGGAAATGGTTGACTGTCATTCCCGCGAAGGCGGGAATCCAGAAGATACCCCGCAGATATTTGACGAAGCATGGCAGCGGTATGAACATCTGATGCAGCAGGATGAAATGACCCCGGAAGAAATGCAGTGGCTTGAGGATTACAAGGCATCCAATGAATACAAGAGTATCTACGGCAAGCAGGAGAACGCGGCAGGATAA